From the Leptospira biflexa serovar Patoc strain 'Patoc 1 (Paris)' genome, one window contains:
- a CDS encoding helix-turn-helix domain-containing protein, which yields MGNVMIHLIAFSAGLAFLFAIGEFLRTNSSRQTKVQGLLFLFAAFFQTHTYLTATELYQVYPHFYLVHLPFTACIGSLLKQYFSELWNDSPNKNEFSYLELAPAFLVTFLMTPFYLSSAEEKIMIHQSYLKIGVPLPFQIIILIAVLPIFYSAYYVFSQMVRYIRWDRFKKSAHLRLVGLVVGFGAFASAIGVYTLFFHARHGLQIVSTFIGFLIIGIYLLRQKSPELWGEVQRIVIEEKKYQTSQLGSFDLEDLHERLKLLMETKKVYLDETINLEKLAKQMNLSEHQLSEFLNSHLKKSFFHLVNHYRIKEAKDFFIQHPEKNILTVAYEVGFPSKSTFYDAFKREVGQSPSEYRKNLKK from the coding sequence ATGGGAAACGTGATGATCCACCTAATTGCTTTTTCAGCAGGTTTGGCATTTTTGTTTGCCATCGGAGAATTCCTTAGGACCAATTCGAGCCGGCAAACGAAGGTGCAGGGATTATTATTTCTATTTGCTGCCTTTTTCCAAACTCATACCTATCTTACAGCCACTGAACTCTATCAAGTTTACCCTCATTTTTATTTGGTACATTTACCATTTACGGCATGCATCGGATCTCTACTCAAACAGTATTTCTCCGAACTTTGGAATGATAGCCCAAACAAAAATGAGTTTTCCTACTTAGAATTGGCCCCAGCTTTTCTTGTCACATTCTTGATGACTCCATTTTATCTCTCCTCGGCGGAAGAAAAAATTATGATTCATCAATCCTATTTAAAAATCGGTGTCCCTCTTCCCTTCCAAATCATCATCTTGATTGCTGTGCTTCCGATTTTTTATTCCGCCTACTATGTCTTTTCCCAAATGGTTCGATACATTCGTTGGGATCGTTTTAAAAAGTCAGCTCACTTACGTTTGGTGGGTCTTGTCGTTGGGTTTGGTGCTTTTGCAAGTGCCATTGGTGTGTATACCCTATTCTTTCATGCAAGGCATGGGCTTCAAATTGTTTCGACTTTTATAGGATTTTTAATCATCGGCATCTATCTATTACGCCAAAAAAGCCCTGAACTTTGGGGAGAGGTCCAAAGAATTGTTATCGAAGAAAAAAAATACCAAACATCTCAATTGGGATCCTTTGATTTAGAAGACCTCCACGAACGACTGAAGTTGCTAATGGAAACCAAAAAAGTGTATTTGGATGAAACCATCAATTTAGAAAAACTTGCCAAACAAATGAATTTATCAGAACACCAGCTCTCTGAATTTCTCAATTCGCATTTGAAAAAAAGTTTTTTCCATTTGGTGAACCACTATCGGATCAAAGAAGCAAAAGACTTTTTTATTCAACATCCCGAAAAAAATATTTTAACCGTTGCTTACGAAGTTGGATTCCCGTCCAAATCCACATTTTATGACGCCTTCAAACGTGAAGTGGGACAAAGTCCCAGTGAATACCGCAAGAATTTGAAAAAATAA
- a CDS encoding MlaE family ABC transporter permease: MESDQRQSSFLWEGNTLEIHLPEIFNTKEVSKDWVIFFELIGKNSPRNIIIFANQLKETDTSGISFLKLIRTECESRNIHFVLRELNDKFQYRLNITNDDSKKYNEQLAVSLRKSEQIGKLTIDSLLEFKYLITFTGELTVSFWRSFLHPSKIRWKDSFRVAESMGVNAFPIIAMIGFLLGLIMSFQSAIPMRRFGAEIFVANLVGLSLFRELGPLMTAFILSGRSGSSFAAELGTMKVSEEIDALTTMGLPPVQFLIIPRLVASLIVTPLLTIVFNLFGLIGGAVVLVSFGFPLITFVNQVNIAVGLSDILGGLLKSYFFGMIIASIGCYRGLKTASGAGAVGESTTSAVVGSIILVSILDGIFSVLFFYLRI; this comes from the coding sequence GTGGAATCTGACCAAAGACAATCTTCATTTTTGTGGGAAGGTAATACCTTAGAAATCCACTTACCTGAAATTTTTAATACAAAGGAAGTTTCTAAGGATTGGGTAATCTTTTTTGAACTCATCGGAAAAAACTCTCCAAGAAACATCATCATTTTCGCAAATCAATTAAAAGAAACAGACACTTCTGGTATTTCTTTTTTGAAATTAATCAGAACAGAATGTGAATCTAGAAACATTCATTTCGTCTTACGTGAGTTAAATGATAAGTTTCAATACCGTCTCAATATCACAAATGATGATAGCAAAAAATACAATGAACAGTTGGCGGTCTCCCTTAGAAAATCCGAACAAATTGGAAAACTCACGATCGATTCCTTGTTGGAATTCAAATACCTAATCACGTTTACAGGCGAACTCACCGTTTCTTTCTGGCGTTCCTTTTTGCACCCTTCGAAAATCAGGTGGAAGGATAGTTTTAGAGTCGCTGAGTCAATGGGCGTCAATGCCTTTCCCATTATTGCCATGATTGGATTTTTACTTGGCCTCATCATGTCCTTTCAGTCTGCAATCCCTATGAGGCGATTTGGGGCTGAGATCTTTGTTGCCAATCTTGTAGGACTTTCTTTGTTTCGGGAACTTGGTCCGCTCATGACGGCTTTCATTCTTTCCGGTAGGTCTGGATCTTCGTTTGCAGCGGAACTTGGAACCATGAAGGTTTCCGAAGAAATTGATGCACTTACCACGATGGGACTACCTCCTGTACAATTTCTCATCATTCCGAGGCTTGTGGCTTCCCTCATTGTCACACCCCTTCTTACCATCGTATTCAATTTATTTGGTCTCATTGGTGGCGCCGTTGTCCTTGTCAGTTTTGGATTTCCACTCATTACATTTGTGAACCAAGTGAACATTGCCGTGGGACTTTCCGATATATTAGGAGGACTTCTCAAATCTTATTTTTTTGGAATGATCATCGCATCCATCGGTTGTTACCGAGGTTTAAAAACCGCTTCGGGAGCGGGTGCTGTGGGGGAATCAACAACTTCTGCCGTTGTTGGTTCCATTATCTTGGTTTCTATCTTAGATGGGATTTTTTCCGTCTTATTTTTTTATCTACGCATATGA
- a CDS encoding MlaD family protein — protein sequence MNQSSKIYFKVGVFVLISFFTLILFLIVFTAGNIFQRSVSLETYFDESVQGLDIGSPVKHRGVKVGTVQEITFVQNEYADKLNDDTALRYGRYVLIKMSVPDFVKGVYGNNLKKTVERMIKSGLRVRLASQGLTGTAYLEVDYLNPEKNPPLSIEWEPKTVYIPSAPSTISRFTASVDKFFEKVEKADVDKILFGVGDLIKNLNQTILDARLGDLSREATSLLVDLRKTNGEVKALIASPETQNLPKKLDQSVAQLQTTLKRLDTLLASNQGDITTSIENLRIASEDLKEVTANAKKYPSQFLFGDAPNKSKLWK from the coding sequence ATGAACCAATCCAGTAAAATCTATTTTAAAGTTGGTGTCTTTGTACTAATCAGTTTTTTTACTTTGATCCTTTTTCTGATCGTTTTTACGGCAGGGAATATTTTCCAAAGGTCAGTGAGTTTGGAAACCTACTTTGATGAATCTGTGCAAGGACTAGACATAGGGTCTCCTGTCAAACACCGAGGTGTCAAAGTGGGAACCGTCCAAGAAATCACCTTTGTTCAAAATGAATATGCAGACAAACTAAACGATGATACGGCACTTCGTTATGGAAGGTATGTTCTCATCAAAATGTCGGTACCGGATTTTGTGAAAGGTGTTTATGGAAATAACCTGAAAAAAACGGTAGAAAGGATGATTAAAAGTGGATTAAGGGTTAGGCTCGCATCACAAGGGTTAACCGGAACTGCTTATTTGGAAGTGGATTACCTCAATCCAGAAAAAAACCCACCTTTATCAATCGAATGGGAGCCAAAAACGGTTTATATCCCATCCGCGCCCAGTACCATTTCAAGATTTACTGCCTCGGTAGATAAGTTTTTTGAAAAGGTAGAAAAAGCAGATGTGGATAAAATCCTCTTTGGTGTTGGTGATTTGATCAAAAATTTAAACCAAACCATCTTAGATGCAAGGTTAGGTGATCTCTCCAGAGAAGCCACTTCCTTACTTGTTGATTTAAGGAAAACCAATGGTGAAGTGAAGGCATTGATTGCAAGTCCTGAAACACAGAACTTACCGAAAAAATTGGACCAATCGGTCGCCCAATTACAAACCACTCTTAAACGATTGGATACTCTCCTTGCCTCGAACCAAGGTGATATCACAACTTCGATAGAAAATCTGAGAATTGCATCGGAAGACTTAAAAGAAGTCACAGCCAATGCAAAAAAATACCCATCTCAGTTCCTATTTGGAGATGCTCCAAACAAGTCTAAACTTTGGAAATGA
- a CDS encoding sterol desaturase family protein — protein sequence MFGGPVQCELVLDCVTKIGFAQGVLNLLRYYPIAGFAFLLFYVWRKDFFETYRIQKLYPKAEKVWKEFRQSAVTLLVFTLVAVTNITLMKAKIFPSSVYFGPVSGVWGISYLLISFVLFTVWHETWFYWMHRFAHLKKVYPHVHSEHHQSVNPSPLAAYRFQATEAFLEAIYIVPFVIFVPVHFYVVLFQTFYAMILNIWWHLGYEFFPKGWASHPISKWINTSTHHNQHHQKFQGNYSLYFNFWDRIMGTNFPNYEAYYDQVVEERERKKREKGLVGKEKNQILSVQS from the coding sequence ATGTTTGGTGGTCCCGTTCAATGTGAATTGGTTCTTGATTGTGTAACCAAAATTGGGTTTGCCCAAGGTGTTTTGAATTTATTGCGATATTATCCAATAGCAGGATTTGCTTTCTTACTATTCTATGTTTGGCGAAAGGATTTTTTTGAAACCTATCGCATCCAAAAACTCTATCCAAAAGCAGAGAAAGTTTGGAAAGAGTTCCGCCAATCAGCTGTTACCTTGCTTGTATTCACACTCGTTGCTGTCACAAATATCACCTTGATGAAAGCAAAAATTTTTCCAAGTTCCGTTTACTTTGGACCTGTTTCTGGTGTTTGGGGAATCAGTTATCTATTGATCAGTTTTGTTTTGTTTACTGTTTGGCATGAGACTTGGTTCTATTGGATGCACAGGTTTGCTCATTTGAAAAAAGTATACCCACACGTGCACTCCGAACACCACCAATCTGTAAATCCTTCACCACTTGCCGCGTATCGTTTCCAAGCTACCGAAGCTTTTTTAGAGGCGATCTACATTGTTCCGTTTGTGATTTTTGTCCCCGTTCATTTTTACGTCGTACTCTTTCAAACTTTCTATGCGATGATTTTGAATATTTGGTGGCATTTAGGGTATGAATTTTTTCCAAAAGGTTGGGCGTCTCACCCCATTTCCAAATGGATCAATACATCGACACACCACAACCAACACCACCAAAAATTCCAAGGCAACTATTCCTTATATTTCAATTTCTGGGACCGTATCATGGGAACGAACTTCCCCAATTACGAAGCCTACTATGATCAAGTGGTGGAAGAAAGAGAGAGGAAAAAGCGGGAAAAAGGTTTGGTTGGGAAAGAAAAGAATCAGATACTAAGCGTTCAATCCTAG
- a CDS encoding ABC transporter ATP-binding protein — protein sequence MKDKPIIRVEHLTTGYGHTVIMEDISFEVNKGEIFGILGGSGCGKSTVLKNMIGLTKPFSGRIWIDDDDIVLAEGKQKVKIWNRIGVMYQQSALFGSMTLLENVRLPLEEFTNLPIPIMNEIVMTKLKMVGLFPFAHLAPAELSGGMRKRAAIARAMAMDPEIIFLDEPSAGLDPITSVELDHLIIRLSRTLGVTFVIVTHELPSVFTMADRVIMLDKSKKGIIADGKPKDLKEKSKDPFVRQFFNRIPQESAPL from the coding sequence ATGAAAGACAAACCGATCATTCGAGTCGAACACCTAACAACCGGATATGGTCACACTGTGATCATGGAAGATATATCCTTTGAAGTAAACAAAGGAGAAATCTTTGGAATCCTTGGTGGCTCCGGTTGTGGAAAATCAACAGTCTTAAAGAATATGATTGGGTTAACCAAACCATTCAGTGGTCGAATTTGGATTGATGATGATGACATTGTATTAGCAGAAGGCAAACAAAAAGTTAAGATTTGGAATCGAATCGGTGTGATGTACCAACAAAGTGCTTTGTTTGGATCAATGACCTTACTTGAGAATGTTCGCTTACCCTTGGAAGAATTTACAAATCTTCCCATTCCCATTATGAATGAAATCGTCATGACAAAATTAAAAATGGTTGGTCTTTTTCCTTTTGCGCATCTTGCGCCCGCTGAACTTTCCGGAGGAATGAGAAAAAGAGCAGCCATTGCACGTGCGATGGCGATGGACCCAGAAATTATATTTTTAGATGAGCCAAGTGCAGGACTTGATCCGATCACAAGTGTGGAACTGGATCATTTGATCATTCGTTTGTCGAGAACCTTAGGTGTTACGTTTGTCATCGTCACGCATGAACTTCCATCGGTATTTACGATGGCCGACCGAGTGATCATGTTAGACAAATCCAAAAAAGGAATCATCGCAGATGGAAAACCAAAAGACCTGAAAGAGAAATCAAAAGATCCATTTGTAAGGCAATTTTTCAATCGAATCCCACAGGAGAGTGCTCCCTTATGA